TGATCCTCGCTCCGGCCGACGGCATCCTCGAGCGCATCGAGACATTGCGGCCCGAGCCCGGTCTCGACATCGGGGCCGACGAGCGCATCCGCCTCGCCATCCACCTGTCACCGCTCGATGTCCACGTGCAGCGCGCGCCCGTTGCCGGACGCATCGCCCTCACCCTCTATGCGCCTGGACGCTTCGGTAACGTGATGGCCGAGAAGGCGAGCGAGGAAAACGAGAAGCGCACGACGATCATCGAAACGACGGAGGGCGCACGGGTGGCGGTCGTCCAGATCGCGGGCGGCCTGCGCCGACGGATCGTGAGCTTCGTCACCGAGGGAGCCCGGATCGGCGCCGGCGAACGCATTGGCCTGATCCGGCTCGGCAGTCGCGTCGACCTCTACCTTCCGGTGGGTGCGGTCCCGCTCGTCGCCACCGGGCAGCGCATGTTCGCCGGCGAAACCGTCGTCGCCGACACGCGCTCGCAAGAGGGCGAGCGCTCGACGCGGTTGGTCTGATCGCACGGGGCAGCCAAGGCCGGGCCACGAGGCCCGATGGAGGGTAACGGCGATGCTCACCATCCTCGATTGGCTCGCCGACGTCATCTCCTCGCATTGGGCGGCAGGTGGGCCATGGCGACTCGAAGGGTGGGACACCTTTGCCCGCGAGGCCTATCCGATCGCCGGACGCTATCGTTCGCGGCGCGCTGCCGAATGGGCAGCCGAGCGCTGCCGGGCGCGCATCGAGCGTGAACAACCGAGTGCCCTTTCCGGCGGCGCCGCCGGCATCCAGGACCGCGTCTACGTCAGAGGTCCGGAAACCGGCGGCTAGCAGCTGCGGTAAGCTCCCTTCGGCCTAGCCGAACACGGTCTTTGCCACGAACGCCGCTGCCACGAGTGCGACCGCCGCATTCACCTGACTGAACCGCCCGGTCGCGATCTTGAGGACCGTATAGGCCAGAAAGCCGATGCCGATGCCCGTCGCGATGGAGTAGGTGAACGGCATCATCAGCGCCGTCAGCACCGCCGGCAGGTATTCCGTCACGTCGTCCCAATCGAGCTTGCCGAAGGCGCTCGCCATCAGCAACGCAACGAAGATGAGCGCCGGCGCGGTCGCATAGGCGGGCACGGTGCCGGCGAGTGGCGCAAGGAACAGCCCCAGCAGGAAGAGGACTGCGACGACCACCGCCGTCAGGCCCGTGCGACCACCCTGTTGGATGCCGGCAGCACTTTCGATGTAGCTCGTGACCGGCGAAGTGCCGAGCAAGGCACCGACCACCGTCGCGCTCGAATCGGCAACCAGCGCCCGCTCGATCCGCGGCAGGCGCCCCTGTTCGTCGAGCAGACCACCCTGCTCGGAGACCGCAACCAGCGTTCCCGCGGTGTCCAGCAGGTCGACCAGCAGGAACGTGAAGATGATGACGACCAGCCCGAGCGAGAGCGCGCTCGCGATGTCGAGTTGCAGCAGCGTCGGTGCGATCGAAGGTGGCGTCGAAGCGATACCGCCGAAGTCCTGGAGCCCGAGCACGATCGCTGCCGCCGTGACGGCGAGAACTCCGATGATGATCGCGCCTGGAACCGCGAGCGCATAGAGGGCGGCGATGACGACCAGCCCGGCGACGGCCAAGAGCACCGTGAGAGACTTGAGGTCACCGAGCCCGACGAGTGTTGCCGGATGGTCGACCACGAGGCCCGCCGACTTCAGTCCGATGATGGCGAGGAACAGCCCGATGCCCGCCGCCATGCCGTATTTGAGGCTGCGCGGAATGGAGTTGATGAGCCACTCCCGGAGCGGCGTCACCGAGAGGAGGAGGAACAGCACACCCGCGATGAACACGCACCCGAGCGCGATTTGCCAACTTCCGCCGGCCGCCGGCACGACGGCGAAGGCGAAGAACGCGTTGAGCCCCATGCCCGGCGCCAACGCCACCGGATAGTTCGCATAGAGCCCCATGATGGCGGTGCCGATCGCGGCGGAAAGGCAGGTGGCAACGAACACCGCATCGCGGTCCATGCCTGCCGCCGCCAGGATCTGCGGATTGACGAACATGATGTAGGACATCGCCAGAAAGGTCGCGAGGCCGGCCATCACTTCGCGTGAGACGGTCGTCGCATTCGCCTCGAGGCTGAAAAGACGTTCGAGCATTCCGGATCCCCCACCGATTCGGTTCGTTTCGAGGCAATATTACCCCCCGACACAGCCGGCGGCGACGGCCGCGCACGCCATTGCCCCCGCCGGCCGGGGTTTATCCCCTTGCCACTGTTCGTCTCGAGTACCGCGCCTTCCCCCGGCGCGCGCCCGAGCCGGGCGAGCTTCACCCTTTCTTGAGCCTGCTCTGGGATACTGCGGCCATGGTCTGTCGGCCCGCCGCCAGGCCATGCCCCCGTTCGAGCGTCCCGGAAGTCCACCGCCCCATGCACGCGCCCGCTGAAATCTTCGCAAAGTGCCGCGTCGCGCTCTGGGTGGCGTTCCTCTTCACGGGGTGCCTCAACGTGCTGATGCTCGCCACCCCCCTCTTCACGTTGCAGGTCTTCGAGCGCGTCATCCCGACGGCCAGCATCGACACGCTGATCCTCCTCGTTGCCGTCACCGTCGCCGCGATCGCGGCGCTCGCCCTGCTCGAGGTCGCACGCGATCGCATCCTCGCCCGCACTGGCCACCGCCTGGACCGCCAGATCGCCACTTTCGTGCTGGACGAGGGTCTGCGCGCCGGAACCCCCGGCGACGTCCTCGAGCAACGCGCCAAGGCGGCCATGCTGCTGCGCAACGTCCTCTCGGGGCCGACAATCAGCGCGCTGTTCGACGCCCCGTGGACCCCGGTCTTCATCGTGGTGCTCTACCTGCTGCACCCCTGGCTCGGCATCGTCACCCTGGTCGCGACCGGTCTGCTGCTCTTGACCGCCATTCTTCAGGTCTGGTCGTCCAGCGAACGCTACCGCGACATGAGCGGCAGCTACGAGGAAAGCGAGCGCTGGCGCACCGCCATCACGCGCGATGCGAGCCTTGCCATTTCCCTCGGTCTCGCCCCCGCCGCGAGCGAACGCTTTGCCGATCTCAATCGCGGTCAGATGCTCGAATCGCTCGCCTACGCCGAGGTCAGCGTCTCCATCAAGGCGTTCGCCAAGTTCGTGCGCTATCTCGCCCAGGTCGCCATTTTCGCGGCGGGTGCGGCGCTCGTCGTCGGCGGCGAGATCGGCCCCGGCGCTCTCATTGCCGCCTCCATCCTGATGGGGCGCGCCCTCGCCCCACTCGAGCAATCGGTGATGTCGCTGCGCTGGGTGCGCTCTGC
This window of the Hyphomicrobiales bacterium genome carries:
- a CDS encoding NCS2 family permease codes for the protein MLERLFSLEANATTVSREVMAGLATFLAMSYIMFVNPQILAAAGMDRDAVFVATCLSAAIGTAIMGLYANYPVALAPGMGLNAFFAFAVVPAAGGSWQIALGCVFIAGVLFLLLSVTPLREWLINSIPRSLKYGMAAGIGLFLAIIGLKSAGLVVDHPATLVGLGDLKSLTVLLAVAGLVVIAALYALAVPGAIIIGVLAVTAAAIVLGLQDFGGIASTPPSIAPTLLQLDIASALSLGLVVIIFTFLLVDLLDTAGTLVAVSEQGGLLDEQGRLPRIERALVADSSATVVGALLGTSPVTSYIESAAGIQQGGRTGLTAVVVAVLFLLGLFLAPLAGTVPAYATAPALIFVALLMASAFGKLDWDDVTEYLPAVLTALMMPFTYSIATGIGIGFLAYTVLKIATGRFSQVNAAVALVAAAFVAKTVFG
- a CDS encoding phosphatidylserine decarboxylase family protein; the protein is MNDERTLLERIADLFPPIHRDGHRFLALGFIATLVLFLLWSPAGWLAALATVWLALMFRDPDRVVPMREGLILAPADGILERIETLRPEPGLDIGADERIRLAIHLSPLDVHVQRAPVAGRIALTLYAPGRFGNVMAEKASEENEKRTTIIETTEGARVAVVQIAGGLRRRIVSFVTEGARIGAGERIGLIRLGSRVDLYLPVGAVPLVATGQRMFAGETVVADTRSQEGERSTRLV